A region from the Pseudonocardia petroleophila genome encodes:
- the nuoF gene encoding NADH-quinone oxidoreductase subunit NuoF: MTDILTPVLTRRWQSPRSWSLETYEQLEGYQALRTALTAHPDQLIQLVKDSGLRGRGGAGFPTGMKWGFIPQGPDGPGAKPKYLVINADEGEPGTCKDIPTMMADPHSLIEGCIITSFAIRANFCAIYIRGEALHPIRRVRNAVNEAYARGYLGKDILGSGFDLDIVVHAGAGAYICGEETALLDSLEGRRGQPRLKPPFPATSGLYASPTVVNNVETIASVPAIVQGGSEWFRSMGTEKSPGPKIYSVSGHVERPGQYEAPLGITLRQLLELAGGMKGGVPLKFWTPGGSSTPLFTAEHLDVPLDFEGAAAAGSMLGTTAVQVFNETVSVPWAVMKWTEFYKHESCGKCTPCREGTYWLVQILERMVEGHGTATDVETMLDICDNILGRSFCALGDGATSPITSAIKYFRQEFLDLCAAQNVEPVGAMA; encoded by the coding sequence ATGACCGACATCCTCACGCCGGTGCTCACGCGCCGCTGGCAGTCGCCGCGCTCGTGGTCGCTGGAGACCTACGAGCAGCTGGAGGGCTACCAGGCCCTGCGCACCGCGCTGACCGCCCACCCCGACCAGCTGATCCAGCTCGTCAAGGACTCCGGCCTGCGTGGCCGCGGCGGTGCGGGCTTCCCGACGGGCATGAAGTGGGGCTTCATCCCGCAGGGCCCCGACGGCCCCGGGGCCAAGCCCAAGTACCTGGTGATCAACGCCGACGAGGGCGAGCCGGGCACCTGCAAGGACATCCCGACGATGATGGCCGACCCGCACTCGCTCATCGAGGGCTGCATCATCACGAGCTTCGCGATCCGCGCGAACTTCTGCGCGATCTACATCCGCGGTGAGGCCCTGCACCCGATCCGCCGCGTCCGCAACGCCGTGAACGAGGCGTACGCCCGGGGCTACCTCGGCAAGGACATCCTCGGTTCGGGCTTCGACCTCGACATCGTGGTGCACGCCGGCGCCGGGGCCTACATCTGCGGCGAGGAGACGGCACTGCTCGACTCGCTCGAGGGTCGTCGCGGTCAACCCCGCCTCAAGCCCCCGTTCCCGGCCACGTCCGGTCTGTACGCCTCGCCCACCGTGGTGAACAACGTCGAGACCATCGCGTCGGTTCCCGCGATCGTGCAGGGCGGCTCGGAGTGGTTCCGGTCGATGGGCACCGAGAAGAGCCCCGGCCCGAAGATCTACTCCGTCTCCGGCCACGTCGAGCGCCCCGGCCAGTACGAGGCCCCGCTCGGCATCACGCTGCGCCAGCTCCTGGAGCTCGCGGGCGGGATGAAGGGCGGCGTGCCGCTGAAGTTCTGGACCCCCGGCGGCTCGTCCACCCCGCTGTTCACCGCCGAGCACCTGGACGTCCCCCTGGACTTCGAGGGCGCGGCGGCCGCCGGCTCCATGCTCGGCACCACCGCGGTGCAGGTCTTCAACGAGACCGTGTCCGTGCCGTGGGCCGTCATGAAGTGGACCGAGTTCTACAAGCACGAGTCGTGCGGCAAGTGCACCCCGTGCCGCGAGGGCACCTACTGGCTCGTGCAGATCCTGGAGCGGATGGTGGAGGGCCACGGCACCGCCACCGACGTCGAGACGATGCTCGACATCTGCGACAACATCCTCGGCCGGTCCTTCTGCGCGCTCGGCGACGGCGCCACCAGCCCGATCACCAGCGCCATCAAGTACTTCCGCCAGGAGTTCCTGGACCTGTGCGCGGCGCAGAACGTCGAACCCGTTGGAGCAATGGCATGA
- the nuoL gene encoding NADH-quinone oxidoreductase subunit L, with translation MTELPEVGAATGAASLAWLLFVLPAVGALLLFVAGRRANAWGHWLGVLTVLASFGVGLAIFLETVGLPAAERTRELSLFDWISVAGLNIDFGLRLDPLSLTFVLLITGVGSLIHIYSIGYMSHDPGRRRFFGQLNLFVAAMLLLVLGNNFVMLYLGWEGVGLASYLLIGFYQDRPSAATAAKKAFLMNRVGDVGLAVAIFILWTQLGTLQYTEVFASIGQVDPGAVLAITLLLLLGACGKSGQFPLQSWLPDAMEGPTPVSALIHAATMVTAGVYLIARSSPIYDLSETGRLVVAIIGVITLLIGAIIGCAYDDIKKVLAYSTVSQIGYMILAVGLGPAGYALGIFHLLTHGFFKAGLFLGAGSVMHAMHDDVDMRRYGGLARYMPITFVTFGLGYLALIGFPFLSGYFSKDEIIAAAFDSPGWQGYVFGGAALLAAGLTAFYMTRLMLMTFFGEKRWKDLKSADGQDYHPHESPLSMTVPMIVLAFGSVFAGFLLYNGKVLEEWLAPSIGELVEREANAVPHALTPFLVVGISVLGVLVAVATNRRTPVERPERVSLPVRAARRDLYANAVNEALIARPGTWLTRALVFVDNRGVDGVVNGTAALLGGSSGRLRRLQTGFVRSYALSMLGGTVLVIAALLAVRFV, from the coding sequence ATGACGGAGTTGCCCGAGGTCGGGGCCGCCACAGGCGCCGCCTCTCTCGCGTGGCTGCTGTTCGTCCTCCCCGCCGTCGGCGCCCTGCTGCTGTTCGTCGCGGGTAGAAGGGCCAACGCCTGGGGCCACTGGCTCGGCGTGCTCACCGTGCTCGCGTCGTTCGGCGTCGGGCTGGCGATCTTCCTGGAGACGGTCGGGCTGCCCGCCGCGGAGCGCACCCGCGAGCTCTCGCTGTTCGACTGGATCTCCGTCGCCGGGCTGAACATCGACTTCGGCCTGCGCCTGGACCCGCTGTCGCTGACGTTCGTGCTGCTCATCACCGGTGTCGGGTCGCTGATCCACATCTACTCGATCGGCTACATGAGCCACGACCCCGGCCGCCGCCGCTTCTTCGGGCAGCTCAACCTGTTCGTCGCGGCGATGCTGCTGCTGGTGCTGGGCAACAACTTCGTGATGCTCTACCTCGGCTGGGAGGGCGTCGGCCTGGCGTCCTACCTGCTGATCGGCTTCTACCAGGACCGCCCGTCCGCGGCCACGGCCGCCAAGAAGGCGTTCCTGATGAACCGCGTCGGTGACGTCGGGCTGGCCGTCGCGATCTTCATCCTGTGGACGCAGCTCGGGACGCTGCAGTACACCGAGGTCTTCGCGTCCATCGGGCAGGTCGACCCGGGCGCGGTCCTCGCGATCACGCTGCTGCTCCTGCTCGGGGCGTGCGGCAAGTCGGGCCAGTTCCCCCTGCAGTCCTGGCTGCCGGACGCGATGGAGGGCCCCACGCCGGTCTCCGCGCTGATCCACGCGGCGACGATGGTCACCGCGGGCGTCTACCTGATCGCCCGGTCGTCCCCGATCTACGACCTGTCGGAGACCGGGCGACTGGTCGTCGCGATCATCGGCGTCATCACGCTGCTGATCGGCGCGATCATCGGCTGCGCCTACGACGACATCAAGAAGGTGCTGGCCTACTCCACGGTCAGCCAGATCGGCTACATGATCCTGGCCGTCGGCCTCGGCCCGGCCGGGTACGCGCTGGGCATCTTCCACCTGCTCACCCACGGCTTCTTCAAGGCGGGCCTGTTCCTCGGGGCGGGCTCGGTGATGCACGCGATGCACGACGACGTCGACATGCGCCGCTACGGCGGGCTCGCCCGGTACATGCCGATCACGTTCGTCACGTTCGGCCTGGGCTACCTCGCGCTGATCGGCTTCCCGTTCCTGTCCGGCTACTTCTCCAAGGACGAGATCATCGCCGCGGCGTTCGACTCGCCGGGCTGGCAGGGCTACGTCTTCGGCGGGGCCGCACTGCTGGCCGCGGGGCTCACCGCGTTCTACATGACCCGCCTGATGCTCATGACCTTCTTCGGCGAGAAGCGCTGGAAGGACCTGAAGTCGGCCGACGGGCAGGACTACCACCCGCACGAGTCGCCGCTGTCGATGACGGTGCCGATGATCGTGCTGGCGTTCGGCTCGGTCTTCGCGGGCTTCCTGCTCTACAACGGCAAGGTCCTGGAGGAGTGGCTGGCCCCCTCGATCGGTGAGCTGGTGGAGCGCGAGGCCAACGCCGTGCCGCACGCGCTGACCCCGTTCCTGGTCGTCGGGATCTCGGTGCTCGGCGTGCTGGTCGCCGTCGCGACCAACCGGCGCACGCCCGTCGAGCGGCCGGAGCGCGTGTCGCTGCCGGTGCGCGCGGCCCGGCGCGACCTCTACGCCAACGCGGTCAACGAGGCCCTCATCGCGCGGCCGGGCACCTGGCTCACCCGCGCGCTGGTGTTCGTCGACAACCGGGGCGTCGACGGGGTCGTCAACGGCACCGCAGCCCTGCTCGGCGGCAGCTCCGGACGCCTGAGAAGGTTGCAGACCGGGTTCGTCCGGTCCTACGCGCTGTCCATGCTCGGCGGCACGGTGCTCGTCATCGCGGCCCTGCTCGCGGTGAGGTTCGTCTGA
- the nuoE gene encoding NADH-quinone oxidoreductase subunit NuoE yields the protein MTTPNPETNGPVAAPEERLWDGPAPQSPVSPVFDELTRQRTKEIVAQYPQSRSALLPLLHLVQSVEGHVSQDGIRYCADALELTTAEVSAVATFYTMYKRTPCGEHLVSVCTNTLCAVLGGDDIYTRLKTKLGVGHEETAGEPGSTGSITLEHAECLAACDLAPVVQVNYEFFDNQTVDTADALVDALQRGEKPHPTRGAALTDFRTVSLELAGVFTDLEHTVEGASSAVETMRGARLATDRGWSAPSMPDSPPAFPSLPEKKS from the coding sequence ATGACCACCCCCAACCCGGAGACGAACGGGCCCGTGGCCGCTCCCGAGGAGCGGCTGTGGGACGGCCCGGCGCCGCAGTCGCCGGTCAGCCCGGTGTTCGACGAGCTCACGCGGCAGCGCACCAAGGAGATCGTGGCGCAGTACCCGCAGTCGCGGTCGGCGTTGCTGCCGCTGCTGCACCTCGTGCAGTCCGTCGAGGGGCACGTCAGCCAGGACGGCATCCGCTACTGCGCCGACGCGCTGGAGCTGACCACCGCCGAGGTGTCCGCGGTCGCCACGTTCTACACGATGTACAAGCGCACGCCGTGCGGCGAGCACCTGGTCAGCGTCTGCACCAACACGCTGTGCGCGGTCCTCGGCGGCGACGACATCTACACCCGGCTGAAGACGAAGCTGGGTGTGGGCCACGAGGAGACGGCGGGGGAGCCCGGCAGCACCGGCTCGATCACCCTCGAGCACGCCGAGTGCCTCGCGGCCTGCGACCTCGCGCCCGTGGTGCAGGTCAACTACGAGTTCTTCGACAACCAGACGGTCGACACCGCCGACGCGCTGGTCGACGCGCTGCAGCGCGGCGAGAAGCCGCACCCCACCCGCGGCGCGGCGCTCACCGACTTCCGCACCGTGTCGCTGGAGCTGGCCGGGGTGTTCACCGACCTGGAGCACACCGTCGAGGGTGCGTCGAGCGCCGTCGAGACCATGCGCGGGGCCCGCCTGGCCACCGACCGGGGCTGGAGCGCCCCGTCGATGCCGGACTCCCCGCCCGCCTTCCCGAGCCTGCCGGAGAAGAAGTCATGA
- the nuoK gene encoding NADH-quinone oxidoreductase subunit NuoK: MTPTYYLLLSALLFSVGAVGVLVRRNAIVVFMCIELMLNAVNLTLVTFSRINGDLNGQVIALFVMVVAACEVVVGLAIIMSIFRSRRSASIDDANLLKY, translated from the coding sequence GTGACCCCCACGTACTACCTCCTGCTCTCGGCGCTGCTGTTCTCCGTCGGCGCCGTCGGTGTGCTCGTGCGGCGCAACGCGATCGTCGTGTTCATGTGCATCGAGCTGATGCTCAACGCGGTGAACCTGACCCTGGTCACCTTCTCGCGGATCAACGGCGACCTGAACGGGCAGGTCATCGCGCTGTTCGTGATGGTCGTCGCCGCCTGTGAGGTCGTGGTCGGTCTCGCGATCATCATGTCGATCTTCCGGTCCCGCCGGAGCGCCTCGATCGACGACGCCAACCTGCTCAAGTACTGA
- a CDS encoding NADH-quinone oxidoreductase subunit J, whose translation MSVLAQEAAGAVSTGEAIVFWILGPIALACAIGMIFVRSAVHSALLLVSTMFCLAVFYIVQSAPFLGFVQIIVYTGAVMMLFLFVLMLVGRDSSDSVVEVLRGQRVAGLLLGVGLAVLLVAGLSRALVSVEPAGLAAGGAGSGNNVVGLGELIFGDYVYAFELTAALLMTAALGALVFALAQSTAHDKRGQRATVIARLRGEHARISPLPGPGVFATANSVAVPALLPDGSIAPESLSEIIDATPVRDIEQYDPDAHALTGRSAAADESGKQDDQ comes from the coding sequence GTGAGCGTCCTCGCGCAGGAGGCCGCCGGTGCCGTGAGCACCGGCGAGGCCATCGTCTTCTGGATCCTCGGGCCGATCGCGCTGGCCTGCGCGATCGGCATGATCTTCGTGCGCAGCGCGGTCCACTCGGCGCTGCTGCTGGTGTCCACGATGTTCTGCCTGGCGGTGTTCTACATCGTCCAGTCGGCGCCGTTCCTCGGCTTCGTGCAGATCATCGTCTACACCGGCGCCGTGATGATGCTGTTCCTGTTCGTGCTGATGCTGGTCGGGCGCGACAGCTCCGACTCGGTGGTCGAGGTGCTCCGCGGGCAGCGGGTCGCCGGTCTGCTGCTCGGCGTCGGCCTCGCGGTGCTGCTGGTCGCGGGCCTGTCCCGCGCGCTGGTCTCGGTCGAGCCCGCCGGGCTCGCCGCGGGCGGCGCCGGCAGCGGCAACAACGTCGTCGGGCTCGGAGAGCTGATCTTCGGCGACTACGTCTACGCCTTCGAGCTCACCGCCGCGCTGCTGATGACCGCCGCGCTCGGCGCGCTGGTCTTCGCGCTCGCGCAGTCCACCGCCCACGACAAGCGCGGCCAGCGGGCCACGGTGATCGCCCGCCTGCGCGGCGAGCACGCCCGGATCTCCCCGCTGCCCGGCCCCGGCGTCTTCGCCACGGCCAACTCGGTGGCGGTCCCGGCGCTCCTGCCCGACGGCTCGATCGCCCCCGAGTCCCTCTCGGAGATCATCGACGCCACCCCGGTCCGCGACATCGAGCAGTACGACCCCGACGCCCACGCGTTGACCGGCCGGTCCGCGGCCGCCGACGAGTCCGGGAAGCAGGACGACCAGTGA
- the nuoH gene encoding NADH-quinone oxidoreductase subunit NuoH — MISYLAQEPEPVEGLTRTQQLLADDPIWLVLLKVVVLFAIGVVLTLVMINAERKVVGRMQQRPGPNRTGPGGWLQSLADGLKLAFKEDIMPVMADKKIYFIAPVISTIPAFVAFSVIPFGGEVTIFGEQTVLQLVDLPVGVLLVLACASIGVYGIVLGGWASGSPYPLLAALRSAAQVISYEIALGLSIVAVILYAGSLSTADIVASQASGWYFWLLIPSFVVFVISMVGETNRAPFDLPEAESELVGGFHTEYSSLKFALFFLAEYVNMVTVSAMATTLFLGGGQIPFVPAFIADNGWLQFVAFLIKMSIFLFLFIWLRGTLPRLRYDQFMKLGWKVLVPISLMWIVVIFAIRVFRSSENSLASLLVTIGIILAVVLIIAFLVPERSQPEQVVELASDYPVPPLDLAVPTPSRHKLRPRAAREPALAASDPKEAE; from the coding sequence ATGATCTCCTACCTCGCGCAGGAGCCCGAGCCGGTGGAGGGGTTGACCCGGACCCAGCAGCTGCTGGCCGACGACCCGATCTGGCTGGTCTTGCTGAAGGTCGTGGTGCTGTTCGCGATCGGCGTGGTCCTGACGCTCGTCATGATCAACGCCGAGCGCAAGGTGGTGGGGCGGATGCAGCAGCGTCCCGGCCCCAACCGCACCGGACCGGGCGGATGGCTCCAGTCCTTGGCCGACGGGCTCAAGCTCGCGTTCAAGGAGGACATCATGCCGGTGATGGCCGACAAGAAGATCTACTTCATCGCGCCGGTCATCTCCACGATCCCCGCCTTCGTCGCGTTCTCGGTGATCCCGTTCGGCGGCGAGGTCACGATCTTCGGCGAGCAGACGGTGCTGCAGCTGGTCGACCTGCCGGTCGGCGTGCTGCTCGTGCTGGCCTGCGCCTCGATCGGCGTCTACGGGATCGTGCTCGGCGGCTGGGCGTCCGGCTCGCCGTACCCGCTGCTGGCCGCGCTCCGCTCGGCCGCCCAGGTCATCTCCTACGAGATCGCGCTCGGGCTCTCGATCGTCGCCGTCATCCTCTACGCGGGCTCGCTGTCCACCGCTGACATCGTCGCCTCGCAGGCGTCCGGCTGGTACTTCTGGCTGCTCATCCCCAGCTTCGTGGTCTTCGTGATCTCGATGGTCGGCGAGACCAACCGCGCCCCGTTCGACCTCCCCGAGGCCGAGTCGGAGCTGGTCGGCGGCTTCCACACCGAGTACTCGTCGCTGAAGTTCGCGCTGTTCTTCCTGGCCGAGTACGTCAACATGGTCACGGTCTCGGCGATGGCCACCACGCTGTTCCTCGGTGGTGGGCAGATCCCGTTCGTCCCGGCGTTCATCGCCGACAACGGGTGGCTGCAGTTCGTCGCCTTCCTGATCAAGATGTCGATCTTCCTGTTCCTCTTCATCTGGCTGCGCGGCACGCTGCCCCGCCTGCGCTACGACCAGTTCATGAAGCTGGGCTGGAAGGTCCTGGTCCCGATCAGCCTGATGTGGATCGTCGTGATCTTCGCGATCCGGGTGTTCCGCAGCAGCGAGAACAGCCTGGCCTCGCTGCTGGTCACGATCGGCATCATCCTGGCCGTCGTCCTGATCATCGCGTTCCTGGTGCCCGAGCGGTCGCAGCCCGAGCAGGTGGTGGAGCTCGCCTCCGACTACCCGGTGCCGCCGCTCGACCTCGCCGTGCCGACGCCGTCGCGCCACAAGCTGCGCCCCCGCGCGGCCCGCGAGCCGGCGCTCGCCGCATCCGACCCGAAGGAGGCCGAGTAG
- a CDS encoding NADH-quinone oxidoreductase subunit G, with the protein MTLTQDSGTDATPVPEGHVRLTIDGRVIDAPQGELLIRTCERLGIIVPRFCDHPLLDPAGACRQCLVEVEMGGRPMPKPQASCTMTVADGMVVKTQHTSAVAEKAQAGVMELLLINHPLDCPICDKGGECPLQNQAMTSGRTDSRFEETKRTFPKPLPISSQVLLDRERCVLCQRCTRFSEEIAGDPFIELLERGAQQQVGVADDKPFQSYYSGNTIQICPVGALTSAAYRFRSRPFDLKSTPGVTEHDSSGAAIRVDTRRGTVLRRLAGNDPEVNEEWIDDRTRFAFRYLSSAGRITRPMVRGADGVLAETSWTDALAVAAQGLAAAREGGIGVLAGGRLTVEDAYAYGKFARVAAGTNDVDFRARPHSAEELDFLASHVVGQGPETLSYTRLEAAPAVLCVALEPEEEAPVVFLRLRKAARKHGQRVFHLGQWTTPAVERTSPETGAASPAAKDNLVPAVPGAEAAVLAELPAHVVEALTGGGVILVGERAAEVPGLYSAVAALGARTGAAVGWVPRRAGDRGALEAGAVPNLLPGGRPVADAAARAEVETAWGLAAGSLPATPGRGTAEILTAAADGELAALVVGGLDPYDLADPAAAITALREVGFLVSLEMHTSAVTELADVVLPVAPDAHRGGSYVNWEGRRRGFEPALDASGVLPDCRVLDTLAVEMDVDLFTQTPAAAGGELDRLGRRSGAAPAAPTAAPGEPKRPTSPGQAVLATWRQLIDRASLSVDEPALAGTARPALVRVNAATAERLGLTEGAPATVRTARGMITLPVALTDLPDGVVWLPGNSGDSRVRALLGAGHGDLVEVTA; encoded by the coding sequence ATGACCTTGACCCAGGACTCGGGCACCGACGCCACGCCCGTCCCCGAGGGGCACGTCCGGCTCACGATCGACGGCCGCGTGATCGACGCCCCGCAGGGCGAGCTGCTGATCCGCACCTGCGAGCGGCTCGGGATCATCGTCCCGCGCTTCTGCGACCACCCCCTGCTCGACCCGGCCGGCGCCTGCCGCCAGTGCCTGGTCGAGGTGGAGATGGGCGGGCGCCCGATGCCCAAGCCGCAGGCCAGCTGCACGATGACCGTCGCCGACGGGATGGTCGTCAAGACCCAGCACACCTCCGCGGTGGCCGAGAAGGCCCAGGCCGGGGTGATGGAGCTGCTGCTCATCAACCACCCGCTCGACTGCCCGATCTGCGACAAGGGCGGCGAGTGCCCCCTGCAGAACCAGGCGATGACGTCGGGGCGCACCGACTCGCGCTTCGAGGAGACCAAGCGGACGTTCCCCAAGCCGCTCCCGATCTCCTCGCAGGTGCTGCTCGACCGCGAGCGCTGCGTCCTGTGCCAGCGCTGCACCCGGTTCTCCGAGGAGATCGCCGGCGACCCGTTCATCGAGCTGCTGGAGCGGGGCGCGCAGCAGCAGGTCGGCGTCGCCGACGACAAGCCGTTCCAGAGCTACTACTCGGGCAACACGATCCAGATCTGCCCGGTCGGCGCGCTCACCAGCGCGGCCTACCGCTTCCGGTCCCGCCCGTTCGACCTGAAGTCGACCCCCGGCGTCACCGAGCACGACTCGAGCGGGGCCGCGATCCGCGTCGACACCCGCCGCGGCACGGTGCTGCGCCGCCTCGCCGGCAACGACCCCGAGGTCAACGAGGAGTGGATCGACGACCGCACCCGGTTCGCGTTCCGCTACCTGTCGTCGGCGGGCCGGATCACGCGGCCGATGGTCCGCGGCGCCGACGGCGTGCTGGCCGAGACGTCCTGGACCGACGCGCTCGCCGTCGCCGCGCAGGGTCTCGCCGCCGCCCGCGAGGGGGGCATCGGGGTGCTGGCCGGTGGCCGGCTCACCGTCGAGGACGCCTACGCCTACGGCAAGTTCGCCCGCGTCGCCGCCGGCACCAACGACGTCGACTTCCGCGCCCGGCCGCACTCGGCCGAGGAGCTGGACTTCCTGGCCAGCCACGTCGTCGGGCAGGGCCCGGAGACGCTGAGCTACACGCGGCTCGAGGCCGCCCCCGCCGTGCTGTGCGTCGCGCTGGAGCCGGAGGAGGAGGCGCCCGTCGTCTTCCTCCGCCTGCGCAAGGCCGCCCGCAAGCACGGGCAGCGGGTCTTCCACCTCGGCCAGTGGACCACCCCCGCGGTGGAGCGCACCTCGCCCGAGACCGGCGCGGCCTCGCCCGCCGCGAAGGACAACCTCGTCCCGGCCGTGCCGGGGGCCGAGGCCGCGGTGCTGGCCGAGCTCCCCGCGCACGTCGTCGAGGCGCTCACCGGCGGCGGGGTCATCCTCGTCGGCGAGCGCGCCGCCGAGGTGCCCGGCCTGTACTCCGCGGTCGCGGCGCTCGGCGCCCGCACCGGCGCGGCGGTCGGCTGGGTGCCGCGCCGCGCGGGGGACCGCGGGGCGCTCGAGGCCGGCGCGGTGCCGAACCTGCTGCCCGGCGGGCGCCCGGTGGCCGACGCCGCCGCGCGCGCCGAGGTCGAGACGGCATGGGGCCTCGCCGCGGGGAGCCTGCCGGCCACCCCGGGCCGCGGCACCGCCGAGATCCTCACCGCCGCGGCCGACGGCGAGCTCGCCGCGCTGGTCGTCGGCGGGCTCGACCCCTACGACCTGGCCGACCCGGCCGCGGCGATCACCGCGCTGCGCGAGGTCGGGTTCCTGGTGAGCCTGGAGATGCACACCTCCGCGGTCACCGAGCTGGCCGACGTCGTGCTCCCGGTGGCCCCCGACGCGCACCGCGGCGGCAGCTACGTCAACTGGGAGGGCCGCCGTCGCGGGTTCGAGCCCGCCCTGGACGCCAGCGGCGTGCTCCCGGACTGCCGGGTGCTCGACACCCTGGCCGTCGAGATGGACGTCGACCTGTTCACGCAGACCCCGGCGGCCGCCGGGGGCGAGCTCGACCGCCTCGGTCGCCGCTCGGGTGCCGCCCCCGCGGCCCCGACCGCGGCGCCCGGTGAGCCGAAGCGGCCCACGTCGCCCGGCCAGGCGGTGCTCGCCACCTGGCGCCAGCTGATCGACCGCGCCAGCCTGTCCGTCGACGAGCCGGCGCTGGCCGGCACGGCGCGCCCGGCGCTGGTGCGGGTCAACGCGGCCACCGCCGAGCGCCTCGGGCTCACCGAGGGCGCCCCGGCGACCGTCCGCACCGCGCGCGGCATGATCACGCTGCCGGTGGCGCTGACCGATCTCCCCGACGGCGTCGTGTGGCTGCCGGGCAACTCCGGTGACTCCCGCGTCCGCGCGCTGCTCGGCGCCGGGCACGGCGACCTGGTGGAGGTGACCGCATGA
- the nuoI gene encoding NADH-quinone oxidoreductase subunit NuoI produces MFEFFKGFGVTFSTMFKKVVTEEYPENFPPAAPRYHGRHQLNRHPDGLEKCVGCELCAWACPADAIYVEGGDNTEEERYSPGERYGAIYQINYLRCIGCGLCIEACPTRSLTMTNFYEMADDDRQNLIYTKEQLMAPLLPGMEQPPHPMRLGENEQDYYVQGPSLAKVDVTAVAAESGR; encoded by the coding sequence ATGTTCGAGTTCTTCAAGGGCTTCGGTGTCACCTTCTCGACGATGTTCAAGAAGGTCGTCACCGAGGAGTACCCCGAGAACTTCCCGCCCGCGGCCCCCCGGTACCACGGGCGGCACCAGCTCAACCGGCACCCGGACGGGCTGGAGAAGTGCGTGGGCTGCGAGCTCTGCGCCTGGGCCTGCCCGGCCGACGCGATCTACGTCGAGGGCGGCGACAACACCGAGGAGGAGCGCTACTCCCCGGGGGAGCGCTACGGCGCGATCTACCAGATCAACTACCTGCGCTGCATCGGCTGCGGCCTATGCATCGAGGCCTGCCCCACGCGGTCGCTCACGATGACCAACTTCTACGAGATGGCCGACGACGACCGGCAGAACCTGATCTACACCAAGGAGCAGCTCATGGCGCCGCTGCTGCCCGGCATGGAGCAGCCCCCGCACCCGATGCGGCTCGGCGAGAACGAGCAGGACTACTACGTCCAGGGGCCGTCGCTCGCCAAGGTCGACGTCACGGCGGTCGCCGCGGAGTCGGGCCGGTGA